One region of Streptomyces rishiriensis genomic DNA includes:
- a CDS encoding anti-sigma factor family protein produces MSGSRHDSAERLLAEQHLGDRLSALVDGELGHDTRERVLAHVATCPKCKSEVDAQRRLKNVFAEVAPPAPSESFLARLQGLPAGGDPDGGGTPLGGGGFGDGVFGLSGSRRGELFEFGYVPAHDHGSVLSPASDRGFRIHAVGRGDRHDTERSRGMRFAFVAAGAVSLAAIALGGMTTVAPIDTTADSRGGSGSGSNVTPARTPGTGSAASPDSQRRRAAGPLLSQGGQFGDIPVAPTEVSAPLLPGVPSPAVGAAEQALHRLTSPMVAGAAVMSPLIRPLGTTPPVTLTALTTAPQAAGPGLLAAPVPTATTSPSAQNTR; encoded by the coding sequence GTGAGTGGATCCCGACACGACTCCGCCGAGAGGCTCCTCGCGGAGCAGCACCTCGGAGACCGGCTCTCCGCCCTGGTGGACGGCGAACTCGGTCACGACACCCGTGAGCGCGTGCTGGCGCACGTGGCGACCTGCCCCAAGTGCAAGTCGGAGGTCGACGCGCAGCGCCGGCTGAAGAACGTCTTCGCGGAAGTAGCCCCGCCCGCCCCCTCCGAGAGCTTCCTGGCCCGTCTCCAGGGGCTTCCCGCGGGAGGTGACCCGGACGGCGGTGGCACGCCGCTGGGCGGGGGCGGATTCGGCGACGGGGTCTTCGGACTGAGCGGATCAAGACGGGGCGAGCTGTTCGAGTTCGGCTATGTTCCCGCCCATGACCACGGGTCCGTCCTGTCACCGGCCTCGGACCGCGGCTTCCGCATCCACGCCGTAGGCCGTGGCGACCGCCATGACACCGAGCGTTCGCGCGGTATGCGGTTCGCGTTCGTCGCCGCCGGCGCGGTGTCGCTGGCCGCGATCGCGCTGGGCGGGATGACGACCGTCGCCCCGATCGACACCACCGCGGACAGCCGCGGGGGCTCGGGATCCGGGAGCAATGTGACACCGGCCCGCACCCCGGGCACGGGCTCGGCGGCGTCACCGGACAGCCAGCGCCGTCGCGCCGCCGGTCCGCTGCTCTCCCAGGGCGGCCAGTTCGGCGACATCCCGGTCGCGCCGACCGAGGTCTCCGCACCACTGCTGCCCGGCGTGCCCTCCCCGGCCGTCGGTGCGGCCGAACAGGCCCTGCACCGGCTCACCTCGCCCATGGTGGCCGGGGCCGCGGTCATGTCCCCGCTGATACGCCCGCTCGGCACCACCCCGCCGGTCACCCTGACCGCCCTGACCACCGCTCCGCAGGCCGCCGGGCCCGGTCTGCTCGCCGCACCCGTCCCCACCGCCACCACCTCGCCTTCCGCGCAGAACACCCGCTGA
- a CDS encoding trypsin-like peptidase domain-containing protein, whose translation MGPVVPEGQTGPVVPEGQTGPGAPAGRTHVAAAAGVSTEAAPTGRPAAGDERPKPLHDPDPYSTPPYGEPGPWAPAPPVQHPAVTSTPASVARGASPPVPVPATATVEPAAPETATAPVGHAAPAAPARPVGLAPGGSVGHVAPAGPAPAGPAAPAGPAGPAELVGPAGPAVPAASVGLATPVGQAAPLGHFAPLDPAAPAPAHSAAPAPSAAPAPQAAPAPQAAPHAAPAGSGVSGVGSGGGQVAVGDTATASAVDPWRRYDPWSATPLAGAAAPGGTRGGALVGGPLQYLGAGVLAPHPGSGSQRRRQDRWRLLGGALAVALVAGVLGGAVGVQLERNGGLDPVELPQASAGPTGRAADSVAGIAARALPGVVTLHVSGGEESGTGTGFVLDSRGYILTNNHVVEPAGGDGGITVVFNGGQTAEAEVVGRDSGYDLAVVRVTGVKGLKPLYLGNSDNVRVGDPVVAIGAPFDLEGTVTSGIISAKERPITAGGGSGDGSDVSYVDALQTDAPINPGNSGGPLLDAQGHVIGINSAIRSADDGTDPGSARAGSIGLGFAIPVNQGKRVAEELINTGRATHPVIGVTLDMAYAGDGARVGTADGAAGPPVIAGGPADRAGVRAGDVITEIDGRRVHSGEELIVKTRAHRPGDRLALTVQRDGLTRTLTLVLGSSSGG comes from the coding sequence ATCGGCCCGGTGGTGCCGGAGGGGCAGACCGGCCCGGTGGTGCCCGAGGGGCAGACCGGTCCGGGGGCTCCGGCAGGGCGTACTCACGTCGCCGCGGCCGCCGGTGTCTCCACCGAGGCGGCCCCCACAGGGCGCCCAGCGGCCGGCGACGAGCGGCCCAAGCCGCTGCATGACCCCGATCCCTATAGCACCCCGCCGTACGGCGAACCGGGCCCCTGGGCGCCCGCGCCGCCCGTCCAGCACCCGGCGGTGACCTCCACGCCTGCCTCGGTCGCACGCGGCGCTTCGCCGCCCGTTCCCGTGCCCGCCACGGCGACGGTGGAACCCGCGGCCCCGGAAACAGCCACGGCGCCCGTAGGGCACGCCGCGCCTGCTGCTCCTGCCCGGCCGGTGGGGCTCGCGCCCGGCGGCTCGGTAGGGCACGTCGCGCCTGCCGGGCCCGCGCCTGCCGGGCCTGCGGCTCCCGCCGGACCTGCTGGGCCCGCCGAACTTGTCGGGCCGGCCGGGCCTGCTGTGCCTGCCGCATCCGTCGGCCTCGCCACTCCCGTCGGTCAAGCGGCGCCGCTCGGACACTTCGCGCCGCTCGACCCCGCAGCACCCGCACCGGCACATTCAGCCGCACCGGCACCTTCAGCCGCTCCGGCACCTCAGGCCGCACCGGCACCTCAGGCCGCACCTCACGCCGCACCCGCAGGGTCCGGCGTGTCCGGTGTCGGGAGTGGTGGGGGGCAGGTTGCTGTGGGGGATACCGCGACCGCGTCCGCCGTCGATCCCTGGCGTCGGTATGACCCCTGGTCGGCCACCCCGCTGGCCGGGGCCGCGGCTCCCGGAGGTACGCGCGGCGGGGCGCTCGTGGGCGGTCCTCTGCAATACCTGGGTGCGGGCGTGCTCGCGCCGCACCCGGGGTCCGGATCCCAGCGGCGCAGGCAGGACCGGTGGCGGCTGCTCGGCGGCGCCCTGGCCGTCGCGTTGGTCGCCGGCGTGCTCGGCGGAGCCGTGGGCGTCCAGCTGGAGCGCAACGGAGGGCTCGACCCCGTAGAGCTGCCGCAGGCCTCCGCGGGGCCCACCGGGCGGGCCGCGGACAGCGTGGCCGGGATCGCCGCGCGCGCCCTGCCCGGCGTCGTCACGCTGCATGTCAGCGGCGGTGAGGAGTCCGGCACCGGCACGGGCTTCGTACTCGACTCGCGCGGCTACATCCTCACGAACAACCACGTCGTCGAGCCTGCCGGAGGCGACGGCGGGATAACCGTCGTGTTCAACGGGGGCCAGACCGCCGAGGCCGAGGTCGTCGGCCGGGACAGCGGCTACGACCTCGCGGTGGTGAGGGTGACCGGGGTGAAGGGGCTGAAGCCCCTCTACCTCGGCAACTCCGACAACGTCCGGGTCGGTGACCCGGTCGTCGCCATCGGCGCCCCCTTCGATCTCGAGGGGACCGTCACCTCCGGCATCATCAGCGCCAAGGAACGGCCCATCACCGCCGGCGGCGGGAGCGGGGACGGGAGCGACGTGTCGTACGTCGACGCCCTCCAGACCGACGCGCCGATCAATCCGGGGAACTCCGGCGGGCCCCTCCTCGACGCCCAGGGCCATGTCATCGGCATCAACTCCGCCATCCGTTCCGCCGACGACGGCACCGACCCCGGGAGCGCCCGGGCCGGTTCGATCGGCCTGGGGTTCGCCATCCCGGTCAACCAGGGCAAGCGCGTCGCCGAGGAGCTGATCAACACCGGCAGGGCGACCCACCCGGTCATCGGGGTCACACTCGACATGGCCTACGCGGGTGACGGCGCCCGGGTCGGCACCGCGGACGGTGCCGCGGGCCCCCCGGTCATCGCGGGCGGACCCGCCGACCGGGCCGGCGTCCGGGCGGGGGACGTCATCACGGAGATCGACGGGCGACGCGTCCACTCCGGCGAGGAGCTGATCGTCAAGACCCGCGCCCACCGTCCCGGCGACCGGCTGGCGCTGACGGTCCAGCGGGACGGCCTGACACGCACCCTCACACTGGTGCTCGGCTCGTCGAGCGGCGGCTGA